A part of Arachis hypogaea cultivar Tifrunner chromosome 12, arahy.Tifrunner.gnm2.J5K5, whole genome shotgun sequence genomic DNA contains:
- the LOC112727415 gene encoding uncharacterized protein, protein MSNILPSYQLLELNVISAQDLALVGRSMRSYAVAWIDPDRKLSTRVDSHGGVNPTWNDKFVFRVDEDFLYDEEAVITIDIYAIHWFKDIHVGTAHVLAAEHMPPPTTTRPYHNTHKNAGMQFVGLQVHRPSGRPKGILNVGVAVLDSTMRSMPLYNPTAVGYHHDDMDIDQLNLQQDPTKPKPELRRTKSDTSSMIGPEAVAHEKRTKVKKGKASSVVTASEVSLKSKKKGGSTLSGSDVRPKSRKGKSEKVKKASKLQRSPEPNIINNNYIGTPQRKGAGYEVNQSPNPQYWNSPAMAYNNINRGGVRATPLHGATPLHAYAAMNAAMEYGTPYRSDLGRPMMTDSELGPSASEVAAAVARQPVEEGDTSTIGGWSLDESVEGLKPRVERWRTDLPAVYDNGGDITSTHFTKSKKDNHSRRHTDGDDEGLFSCFSVICGVECSIVCGGDRKKKKKNRRRRAQSADDASFL, encoded by the coding sequence ATGTCTAACATTTTGCCATCTTACCAGCTTCTAGAACTCAATGTCATATCCGCGCAAGACCTAGCCCTGGTGGGCCGATCCATGCGAAGCTACGCAGTGGCATGGATTGACCCCGACCGCAAACTTTCCACTAGGGTGGATTCCCATGGTGGGGTTAATCCAACATGGAATGACAAATTTGTCTTTCGCGTCGACGAAGATTTCTTGTATGACGAAGAGGCTGTAATAACGATAGACATCTACGCTATACATTGGTTTAAAGATATTCACGTAGGCACCGCCCACGTGCTAGCAGCTGAACATATGCCACCTCCCACCACCACTCGTCCGTACCATAACACCCACAAAAATGCGGGTATGCAGTTTGTAGGGCTGCAAGTTCATCGACCCTCGGGTCGCCCCAAAGGAATATTAAACGTTGGTGTGGCGGTTCTTGATAGCACAATGAGGAGCATGCCTCTCTACAACCCCACAGCCGTTGGATACCACCATGATGACATGGACATTGATCAGCTCAACCTTCAACAAGACCCTACGAAACCCAAGCCCGAGCTTCGGCGCACGAAGAGCGACACAAGCTCGATGATTGGGCCGGAAGCCGTGGCTCACGAGAAGCGAACCAAGGTTAAAAAGGGGAAAGCGAGTTCCGTGGTCACGGCATCTGAGGTAAGCCTCAAGAGTAAGAAAAAGGGTGGCTCTACTTTGAGTGGATCGGATGTTAGACCCAAGTCAAGGAAGGGTAAATCTGAGAAAGTGAAAAAAGCTAGCAAGCTTCAACGTTCGCCTGAACCAAACATCATAAACAATAACTACATTGGCACCCCGCAAAGGAAGGGTGCTGGATATGAAGTTAATCAATCACCAAATCCGCAATATTGGAATTCTCCCGCTATGGCTTATAATAATATCAACAGAGGTGGCGTCCGAGCCACTCCATTGCATGGAGCCACCCCATTGCATGCATATGCAGCAATGAATGCAGCTATGGAATACGGTACCCCGTACAGATCCGATTTGGGCCGGCCCATGATGACAGACTCAGAATTGGGCCCATCAGCCTCTGAGGTTGCGGCAGCCGTTGCGAGACAGCCGGTGGAGGAGGGGGACACTTCTACAATTGGAGGGTGGAGCTTGGACGAAAGCGTTGAGGGGTTGAAGCCGAGGGTGGAGAGGTGGCGGACGGACCTACCGGCAGTGTACGACAACGGTGGAGACATTACTTCGACCCACTtcacaaagtccaagaaagacaACCATTCACGTAGACACACAGATGGTGATGATGAGGGCTTGTTCTCTTGCTTTAGTGTTATTTGTGGCGTTGAGTGTTCCATTGTTTGCGGTGGTGAtcggaagaaaaagaagaagaatcgtCGTCGTCGAGCTCAGTCCGCAGATGATGCAAGCTTTCTATGA